TTGTTCGGGTTCGTTTTGATGTTCGGGATGGCGATTCTCGAATACCTGACCGCGTTCATCCGCGTCATTATTCTCGCCGTCCGGTTGTTCGCGAACATGCTGGCGGGCCACACCGTACTTTTCATGATTTTGTTTTTCATCAAGATGGTGGCCGATCCGGTCTATAAGATCGACATCGCACAGGATTGGATGTTCTGGCCGGTCTCGATCTTTAGCGTGTTGATGGTCACGGCCCTGAGCCTGTTGGAGCTGTTCATCGCGGGGCTCCAGGCATTTATTTTCACGTTCCTCACGGCGATCTTCATCGGGTTGGCGAAACACCCGCCGCACTAATTGGAAAGAACGAGGGTCCGCACACGGGCGCGACCCGACCGAACTCTGTTGTCCTCACACCCAACAAGGGAAGACTTGACCATGCGTAACCTGCTCACCTTGGCCGTCGCTCTCTGTCTGGTTCTCGGGCTGACCTCCTTCGCTTCGGCCGAAGAAAAGCCCGTCGCCACTGCCGGGACTGCCCCCGCGACCGCTGTGGCTCCGACGAAGATTATCAACAACACGACGGCCGCCATCGGGATGGGACTGAGCGTCCTCGGGATCGGGTTGGGCCTCGGGCTGATCGGCTTCGCCGCCCTGAGCGGGATCGCCCGCCAGCCGGAACAAGCCGGTGCCATTCAGGGCGCGATGTTCATCATCGCGGGCCTGGTCGAAGGGGCCGGGATCATCAGCCTCGTGCTGTGTCTCGTGACCATCTTCGTTTGATCCCCCGCCCGCCCCCTCACCCACTCGCTGTGGAGGTAGCCATGCGGACGCGGTTGACCGCCCGCCCGGCCGGACTGTTCGCGATCGCCGTCTTCGCCGCGCTCGCCGCCACCTCGCCCGCGCTCGCCGCGAGCCACGGCGAGGAACCGAGTGGCGGGCTGAGCTTCCTCGCCCTGCACCGATACGATCTGGGCATCTTTACCCTGATCACCTTCGGTTTGCTCTGCGCGATCCTGTACTGGAAGGCGTGGCCGAAGATTTCGGAAGGGCTGAAGAAGCGGGAAGAAGTGATCACCCAGGCCCGCGACGAGGCGATCAAGACCCGGCACGAGGCCGAGGAGATTCGGGCCAAGCTGAAGGCCGAATTCGGCCAGGCCCACGACCAGATTCGGGCTCTGATGGAAGAGGCGCGCAAGGACGCCGAACGGCTCCGGGCCGAGGAAAAAATCAAGGGCGAAGCCGAAGCGGCCGCCGAGCGGGAACGCGCGAAGCGGGAGATTGCGGCCGCCAAGGAACAGGCCCTGCAAGAGATCTACCAGAAGTCCGTCCAGCTCGCATCGCTCATGTCGAGCAAGGCCATCCGGCGGAACATGTCCGCGGACGACCACGCCCGGCTGGTGGACGAATCGCTGGCCGAACTCAAGACCCGCGTTTCCCGGAACTAGTTGGACACCGGCCCGTGTGTGCGGGCCGGTTTTCAGACACAGAACGGTCCGCGACGGACCCCTTTCCCGAGTGACTTACCGAGCATGGCCACCAACGGCGCGCAACACGACACCGTACTGGAAGCCACCGGCGCCCGCGCCCGGATCGCACGGGTGTACGCCACGGCGCTCCTGTCCGCGGCCGAGAAGAGCGGCCGGGTAGACGCGATCGGGGACGAACTCGACGCGTTCGCCAAGGGCGTCCTGGCCGGCCACCCGGCCATCGAGACGTACTTCAGTGCCACCGGCACCAGCCGGAAGACGACGTTCCCGGCGATCGCGGCGGCACTGGCCCCGCATACTTCGGACATATTCGGGAAGTTTCTCGGCGTACTCAATCAAAACGGCCGCCTCGGGCTCTTCAAAGCGATCAACGCTGCTTACCAGAAGCAGCGAGACGAGGTCGCGGGCCGAGTTAAGGTCCGGGTGACGTCGGCCGCGGCACTGACCGACCCCCAGATCGAAGATCTCAAGCGTACACTGACCGAATCGTTGAAGGCCCAACCGATTTTGGACATTTGGATCGACGCCGAACTGCTCGGCGGGTTGGTCGTCCAGGTCGGCGACCGGGTGTACGACACCTCGGTCCGGTCCCGGCTGGAAAACCTCCGCACCCACCTGATGGCGAGTGGCACCCATGGCTGACAAGATCAACGCCAGCGAAATCGCGGCGATTATTGAGACCCAGATCAATTCGTTCGGCCAGCAGATCGACGTCCGCGAGACCGGCAAGGTGCTCGAGGTCGGCGACGGGATCGCGCGGGTCTACGGCCTGTCCGCGGTCATGGCCGGCGAACTGATCGACTTCCCGGACGCCAACGTCAAGGGGTTGGCGTTCAACCTCGAAGAGAACTCGGTCTCGGTCATCATTCTCGGGGACTACCTCAAAGTCCGCGAGGGGATGGGTGTACGTACCACCGGGCAACTCCTGTCGATCCCGGTCGGCCCGGAAATGATCGGCCGCGTCATCGACCCGCTCGGGAACCCGGTCGACGGCAAGGGTCCGATCTCGACCACCCGCACGCGGCCCGTCGAATCGCCCGCGCCTGGGATCGTCGACCGCCAGCCGGTCAAGCAACCGCTCCAGACCGGGATCAAGGCCATCGACGCTATGACCCCGATCGGCCGCGGCCAGCGGGAACTGATCATCGGCGACCGGAAAACGGGTAAGACGCAGATCGCCGTCGACGCGATTATCAACCAGAAGGAAGAGAACGTCATCTGCGTGTACGTCGCGTGCGGGCAGATGGAATCGAAGGTCGCCGGCGTGGTCGAAAAGCTCCGCGAGAACGGGGCGATGGATTACACCATCGTCGTCGTCGCCTCGTCGGCCGACCCCGCTCCGGTCCAGTACATTGCCCCGTACGCGGGGACCGCGATCGCCGAATACTTCATGTACGAAGAAGGCCGCGACACGCTCTGCGTGTACGACGACTTGTCCAAACAAGCCGCCGCGTACCGTCAGCTTTCGCTGTTGGTTCGCCGTCCTCCGGGCCGCGAGGCGTATCCCGGGGACGTGTTCTACTGTCACAGCCGCCTGCTCGAACGGTCGGCGAAACTGGCCGAGAAGTGGGTCATCGTCGCCGAGAATACGGACACGGCCAAGGCCGGCGCGGACTGGGGCGTCAACAGCGCAGTCGACCCGAAGCGGAGTCGTCAACACGGCGAAGCGGGCAAGGTCTATGTCGGCCCGGGCGAATCCGGCGGGTTCGACCAGGCGAAGCACGACCTCAAGAACTTTCCCGGTCACAAGATCGCCAAGGTCGCCGGGACGGGTGGGTCGCTGACCGCCTTGCCGATCATCGAAACGCTCGAAGGCGAAGTGTCCGCGTACATCCCGACGAACGTGATCTCGATCACCGACGGCCAGATCTACCTCCAGCCGGAATTGAAGAACGCCGGGGTACTGCCGGCCGTGGATGTCGGGGTGTCCGTATCGCGGGTGGGTGGGAACGCCCAGATCGCGGCCATGAAGTTCAAGCTGGTGGCCGGCGGGTTGAAGCTCGCCCTCGCGTCGTTCCGCGAACTCGAAGCGTTCGCCCAACTCGGGACAGACCTCGACCCGGCCACGCAAAAGCTCCTCGACCGCGGCTACCGGATGGTCGAGATCCTCAAGCAAGGTCAGTACAAGCCGCTGAACGTCTTCGACCAAATCATGATCATCTACGCCGGCAACACCGGGGCGCTCGACGCCGTGGACCGGAAGAAGGTCAAGGCGTGGGAAGACCAGTTCCTCGCGTTCGTGAAGGAGCAGCAGCCGGAAGTCCGCGTACTGCTCGCGAAGGAAAAGAAGATGACGGACGAGGTCATCAAGAAGCTCGACGCGGCGATCGCGGCCTTCCAGCCGCAATTCAAGGCGTAACGACAGACTCGCGCGGCTGACGTTCTCGGCCGCGCGAACACCCCGCACTTACCCGACCCGACACCCGCGCAGAAGAAAAGGAGGTATGGCCCAGTTCGTTTGGATCGATTGGAACCTGAGCAAGATCGATATGCACGCCCTCTCAACGGCCGAGGTCGAATTCGCGTGGCACAACCGGGTCGACACCCGCAGTTGGAGCCTACCCGACCCAGGGACCGAGAGTTATGCGACCCTGCCGTGCGGGCGGCGGGTCAAGATGATCTGGCGATACAACGGCTTCGGCGACGAAACATGCGTGTTCGTCGTCACCGCGTACAAGGTTCCGGCCCGCAAGTGCCCCGGTAAGCGTATCGGGCGGCACGTTCCCAAACCGAATTGAGCCCACCACTCATGGCCAACCTTCGCGCTCTCGTTCGCCGCCGCAAGGCGATCCGGAACATCCGGAAGATCACCAAGACGATGGAACTCATCGCCACGGCGCGCTTCAAGAAAGCGCTCGACCGGGCGACCGAGGCCGAGGCGTACACGCAAAAGATCGCCGAACTGGCGGCCGACCTGAGCAAGAACGCGGGCGAGGTCTCGCACCCGCTGCTCGAAACGCGGGCCACCGTCAAGAAGATCCTCTTCCTCGTCATCACCGCGAACCGCGGGCTGTGTGGCGGGTACAACGGCGGCATCCTGCGGACGGCCATGGCTCGGGTCCGCGAACTGAACGCAGCCAGTATGCCGTTCACCCTCGAAGTGGCCGGCAAGCGGGGCATCAACTACTTCAAGTTCCAGGGCGTGCCGCGGACGAACGAATACACCCACTTTGAAGACAAGCCGAAGTTCGAGGAAGTCGACGCGGTCGCGTCTCGGTACATCGACCTGTTCGTGTCCGGCCAGATCGACCAGGTCGTCGTCTGTTACCAGAAGTTCCAGAGCATCTCCAAGCAATATCCGGTGATCGAGACGCTGCTGCCGTTGTCGTCCGTGTCGGTCGAAACCGGGAAGAAAGGTCCGACGCCCGCGACGCCGGCAGCGGCCCCACCCGCCGGGGCTGGTGTCGATTACGAATTCCTCCCGGACGCGAGCGGCATACTCGGTGAACTGGTCCCGGTGGCGTTCAAGGTGCGCTTGTTCAAGTGCTTCCTGGACGCCGCGGTGAGCGAACAGATCGCCCGGCGGGTGGCCATGAAGGCCGCGACCGAGAACGCCGGCGACCTCATCAAGGATGTGACCCGCGTTTATAACCGGACGCGGCAGGCGAACATCACGAAGGAAATCAGCGAACTGATCGCGGGGTCCGAAGCGCTGAAATAAGACGGTCGAGCCGGAGGGGGAGAGCAATCAATGGCCGGCTCGGATACGCCAGTTCGCCGTGAACTGAAGTTCGACACCCTTGACGCGGCCGTCCGCGACGCAGAACACCTGCTCGCGGTCGGGTACGAAAAAGTCGGGAACTGGGATCTCGGGCAGGTTTGCGGGCACCTGGCGGACTGGATGGGGTTTCCGATCGACGGGTTTCCGAAGTCGCCGGTGCCCGTCGCGTTGATGATGTGGATGCTGCGGAAAACGGTCGGACCGGTTGCCCTTCGTTCCACGATCACGAAGCGGGAAATGCGGTCCGGTGTAGCGACGATTCCATCGACAGTCCACCCCGTGGGACACGACGCGGTGGCCGCGATCGCCAGGTTGAAAGCCGCGGCCGCTCGATTTCAGGCGTGGGACGGTGAGATCGTCCCGTCGCCGTTTTTCGGGCGGATGAACAAGGACGAGGCGACCAAACTGCAACTGGTGCATTGTGCGCACCACCTGAGCTATCTGATTCCAAAAGCGTAGGGCACGTTCGCGTGCCAGGTCTATAAAGTTGGCATGCAACGGCGTGCCCTACGAGAGGCGAGGCAACGATGGTCAGCACCGTTACCAAGGCGACCGGCAAGATCGTTCAGATCATCGGCTCGACGTTCGACGTCGAGTTCGAAGAGGGGCACCTGCCGGAGATTTACAACGCCCTCAAGATCGACTCCACCACCGGCGGGGTGCCGATCCACCTGACCGGCGAAGTGCAGCAGCACTTGGGCGGCAACCGCGTCCGCTGTGTCGCCCTTGGTAGCACGGACGGCCTCGTCCGCGGCATGACCGTCGTGGACACCGGGGCTCCCGTGTCGGTCCCGGTCGGCCTCGGGACGCTCGGCCGCGTGTTCAACCTGCTCGGCGAGCCGATCGACGGCCAGGGCCCGATCCAGACGACCGAGACCCGGTCGATCCACCGCGAACCGCCGAAGTTCGACCAGCTTTCCCCGAAGTCCGAAGTGTTGGTCACCGGGATCAAGGTCATCGACTTGCTCACTCCGCTCGTCCGGGGGGGCAAGGCCGGGCTGTTCGGCGGGGCCGGTCTGGGCAAGACCGTTATCCTCCAAGAACTCATCACGCGGATCGCGAAGATCTATAAGGGCTATTCGGTGTTCGCCGGCGTGGGCGAGCGGACCCGCGAAGGGAACGACCTCTGGCTCGAAATGCAGGAAACCAAGACCGGGGCCGCGGCCGACGCCCCGTCCGTTCTCCAAAGCACCGCGATGGTCTTCGGGCAGATGAACGAGCCGCCGGGCGCCCGTCTCCGCGTCGCCCTGTCCGCGCTGACGATGGCCGAGTGGTTCCGCGACAGCACCGGGACG
This is a stretch of genomic DNA from Fimbriiglobus ruber. It encodes these proteins:
- a CDS encoding ATP synthase F0 subunit B; its protein translation is MRTRLTARPAGLFAIAVFAALAATSPALAASHGEEPSGGLSFLALHRYDLGIFTLITFGLLCAILYWKAWPKISEGLKKREEVITQARDEAIKTRHEAEEIRAKLKAEFGQAHDQIRALMEEARKDAERLRAEEKIKGEAEAAAERERAKREIAAAKEQALQEIYQKSVQLASLMSSKAIRRNMSADDHARLVDESLAELKTRVSRN
- the atpD gene encoding F0F1 ATP synthase subunit beta, yielding MVSTVTKATGKIVQIIGSTFDVEFEEGHLPEIYNALKIDSTTGGVPIHLTGEVQQHLGGNRVRCVALGSTDGLVRGMTVVDTGAPVSVPVGLGTLGRVFNLLGEPIDGQGPIQTTETRSIHREPPKFDQLSPKSEVLVTGIKVIDLLTPLVRGGKAGLFGGAGLGKTVILQELITRIAKIYKGYSVFAGVGERTREGNDLWLEMQETKTGAAADAPSVLQSTAMVFGQMNEPPGARLRVALSALTMAEWFRDSTGTETLLFVDNVFRFSQAGSEVSALLGRMPSAVGYQPTLATEMGELQERITSTNAGAITSVQAVYVPADDPTDPAPANTFQHLDAFIYLERSISEKGIYPAIDPLASNSRLLDPQYVGQRHFDVADRVKRILQRYRELQDIIAILGVEELSEEDKKVVSRARRIERFLSQPFFVAEPFTGKSGEFTKLEDTIRSFEELCDGKWDDLPESAFMYVGPIEQAAEAAKKAAGK
- the atpE gene encoding ATP synthase F0 subunit C; protein product: MRNLLTLAVALCLVLGLTSFASAEEKPVATAGTAPATAVAPTKIINNTTAAIGMGLSVLGIGLGLGLIGFAALSGIARQPEQAGAIQGAMFIIAGLVEGAGIISLVLCLVTIFV
- a CDS encoding DUF1569 domain-containing protein, whose translation is MAGSDTPVRRELKFDTLDAAVRDAEHLLAVGYEKVGNWDLGQVCGHLADWMGFPIDGFPKSPVPVALMMWMLRKTVGPVALRSTITKREMRSGVATIPSTVHPVGHDAVAAIARLKAAAARFQAWDGEIVPSPFFGRMNKDEATKLQLVHCAHHLSYLIPKA
- the atpA gene encoding F0F1 ATP synthase subunit alpha gives rise to the protein MADKINASEIAAIIETQINSFGQQIDVRETGKVLEVGDGIARVYGLSAVMAGELIDFPDANVKGLAFNLEENSVSVIILGDYLKVREGMGVRTTGQLLSIPVGPEMIGRVIDPLGNPVDGKGPISTTRTRPVESPAPGIVDRQPVKQPLQTGIKAIDAMTPIGRGQRELIIGDRKTGKTQIAVDAIINQKEENVICVYVACGQMESKVAGVVEKLRENGAMDYTIVVVASSADPAPVQYIAPYAGTAIAEYFMYEEGRDTLCVYDDLSKQAAAYRQLSLLVRRPPGREAYPGDVFYCHSRLLERSAKLAEKWVIVAENTDTAKAGADWGVNSAVDPKRSRQHGEAGKVYVGPGESGGFDQAKHDLKNFPGHKIAKVAGTGGSLTALPIIETLEGEVSAYIPTNVISITDGQIYLQPELKNAGVLPAVDVGVSVSRVGGNAQIAAMKFKLVAGGLKLALASFRELEAFAQLGTDLDPATQKLLDRGYRMVEILKQGQYKPLNVFDQIMIIYAGNTGALDAVDRKKVKAWEDQFLAFVKEQQPEVRVLLAKEKKMTDEVIKKLDAAIAAFQPQFKA
- the atpG gene encoding ATP synthase F1 subunit gamma; the encoded protein is MANLRALVRRRKAIRNIRKITKTMELIATARFKKALDRATEAEAYTQKIAELAADLSKNAGEVSHPLLETRATVKKILFLVITANRGLCGGYNGGILRTAMARVRELNAASMPFTLEVAGKRGINYFKFQGVPRTNEYTHFEDKPKFEEVDAVASRYIDLFVSGQIDQVVVCYQKFQSISKQYPVIETLLPLSSVSVETGKKGPTPATPAAAPPAGAGVDYEFLPDASGILGELVPVAFKVRLFKCFLDAAVSEQIARRVAMKAATENAGDLIKDVTRVYNRTRQANITKEISELIAGSEALK
- the atpH gene encoding ATP synthase F1 subunit delta, giving the protein MATNGAQHDTVLEATGARARIARVYATALLSAAEKSGRVDAIGDELDAFAKGVLAGHPAIETYFSATGTSRKTTFPAIAAALAPHTSDIFGKFLGVLNQNGRLGLFKAINAAYQKQRDEVAGRVKVRVTSAAALTDPQIEDLKRTLTESLKAQPILDIWIDAELLGGLVVQVGDRVYDTSVRSRLENLRTHLMASGTHG